Proteins encoded within one genomic window of Falco biarmicus isolate bFalBia1 chromosome 14, bFalBia1.pri, whole genome shotgun sequence:
- the ATG4A gene encoding cysteine protease ATG4A yields MESVLSRYENQITILSDYLEEFPETHEPVWILGRQHHLNTDKSKLLLDISARLWFTYRRKFSPIGGTGPSSDAGWGCMLRCGQMMLAQALICRHLGRDWQWEKHKKQPEEYHRILRCFLDRKDCCYSIHQMAQMGVGEGKSIGEWFGPNTVAQVLKKLALFDEWNSLAVYVSMDNTVVIEDIKKMCWSPPQSSSAAHSSAHLHRSALGRNKNAAGFCTGWKPLLLIIPLRLGINHINPVYIDAFKECFKMPQSLGALGGKPNNAYYFIGFLGNELIYLDPHTTQSFVDSEENGTVDDQSFHCQQAPHRMKIMNLDPSVALGFFCKEECDFDNWCSLVQKEILKQQSLRMFELVQKHPPHWPPFIPPTKPEVTTTGAELIESTDKLFELEEEFEILSV; encoded by the exons ACAAATCCAAGTTATTGTTGGATATAAGTGCTCGTCTCTGGTTTACATATAGAAGAAAGTTTTCACCAATTG GAGGCACTGGTCCTTCGTCTGACGCTGGCTGGGGCTGTATGCTGCGATGTGGGCAGATGATGCTGGCCCAAGCACTGATCTGCAGACATTTAGGAAGAG atTGGCAAtgggaaaaacacaaaaaacaaccagaagaatATCATAGAATCTTACGGTGCTTTCTAGATAGAAAAGATTGCTGTTATTCCATCCACCAAATGG CGCAGATGGGGGTTGGAGAGGGGAAATCGATTGGAGAATGGTTTGGACCAAATACGGTTGCTCAAGTACTGAA GAAGCTTGCTTTATTTGATGAATGGAATTCATTAGCAGTTTATGTATCTATGGACAATACGGTGGTCATTGAAGACATCA AGAAGATGTGTTGGTCCcctccccagagcagcagcgCGGCCCACAGCAGCGCGCATTTGCACAGAAGCGCTCTTGGCcgaaataaaaatgcagcaggaTTCTGCACAGGCTGGAAGCCCCTCTTGCTTATTATACCTCTAAGGCTAGGGATAAATCACATAAATCCAGTATATATTGATGCATTTAAA GAATGCTTTAAGATGCCACAGTCTTTGGGAGCATTAGGAGGGAAACCAAATAATGCCTACTATTTCATAGGATTTCTag GCAACGAGCTGATCTATTTGGATCCTCACACCACTCAAAGCTTTGTAGATTCAGAAGAAAACGGCACAGTCGATGACCAGAGCTTCCACTGCCAGCAAGCCCCACACAGAATGAAGATCATGAATTTGGACCCTTCAGTAGCTTTA GGCTTCTTTTGCAAAGAAGAATGTGATTTTGATAACTGGTGTAGTCTTGTGCAAAAG GAGATTCTAAAGCAGCAAAGCCTACGGATGTTTGAGCTGGTCCAGAAGCATCCGCCACACTGGCCTCCTTTCATACCTCCAACGAAGCCAGAAGTGACAACTACAGGAGCAG aactcaTCGAATCTACCGACAAGCTATTTGAATTGGAAGAAGAATTTGAAATCCTGAGTGTATGA